A genome region from Clostridia bacterium includes the following:
- a CDS encoding alpha/beta hydrolase, which yields MSAKSKTIEFLFRIAGVSKPQKPRAFYKKLRKNAIAYKKGEKIPRKVSGVLVEKNVYCGMVYYTFVPKQVDCSAAVLYLHGSGYTNAHKRAHETFAAAIAKNVHARVFFPIYPKLPICTAVSCEAVLNNFYRFLQKQGKVCLVGDSSGASLCLILSEEKPEADKIVAISPWLDAELRGVGAEEQKKDVFLSADRLRYVAKLWAFDLPLDSPKISPAAGNFEGKEILLFCGENEIFLPSIRSFYEVVGKKRNIRVEYYEGKDQPHDYPLLPTAEGEEARKIVFDALVCFLYERSARAESSEKGVRS from the coding sequence ATGAGCGCAAAGAGCAAAACCATCGAATTCTTGTTTCGGATCGCGGGCGTTTCCAAGCCGCAAAAGCCGCGAGCCTTCTATAAAAAACTCCGAAAAAACGCGATCGCGTATAAGAAGGGAGAGAAGATTCCGCGAAAGGTCTCGGGCGTCCTCGTCGAGAAAAACGTGTATTGCGGAATGGTCTATTATACGTTCGTTCCGAAGCAAGTCGATTGTTCGGCGGCGGTTTTGTATTTACACGGAAGCGGTTATACGAACGCGCATAAAAGAGCGCACGAAACCTTCGCCGCGGCGATCGCGAAGAACGTCCACGCGAGAGTGTTTTTCCCGATTTATCCGAAACTCCCGATTTGTACCGCCGTTTCCTGCGAAGCGGTCCTCAATAACTTTTATCGTTTTTTGCAAAAGCAAGGCAAAGTTTGTCTCGTGGGGGATAGCAGCGGCGCGTCGCTCTGTTTGATCCTTTCCGAGGAAAAGCCGGAAGCGGATAAGATCGTCGCGATTTCGCCATGGCTCGACGCGGAGCTGAGGGGCGTCGGCGCGGAAGAGCAGAAGAAAGACGTTTTTCTTTCCGCCGACCGATTGCGGTACGTCGCGAAACTTTGGGCGTTCGATCTTCCCTTGGACAGCCCGAAGATCAGTCCCGCCGCAGGGAACTTCGAGGGGAAAGAGATCCTTCTTTTTTGCGGAGAAAACGAGATTTTTTTGCCGAGTATACGATCTTTTTACGAGGTCGTCGGAAAAAAGCGGAATATTCGCGTGGAGTATTACGAAGGGAAAGACCAACCCCACGATTATCCGCTTTTGCCGACCGCGGAAGGAGAGGAAGCGCGAAAGATCGTCTTCGACGCGCTCGTCTGCTTTTTGTATGAAAGATCCGCGCGCGCGGAAAGCTCGGAAAAGGGGGTTCGATCGTGA
- a CDS encoding transketolase, with translation MSLTKEQWIQLEKKASAIRRKTAEVCVWAKGAHIGGAYSSADVLVALYYHVMNFNKENYLSPDRDRLIISKGHAGVITAPILADLGIMDEALLSTYNHTGSPFGVHLDKRKVKGLEASTGSLGHGLSIGLGLAMAARLNQKDYFTYVLLGDGECDEGSIWEAAMSAAHFKMTNLVTLVDRNNCMIDGRTEDVMRLEPFADKWRAFGFEVMEIDGHSFPEIISALEKAKANKTDKPVCIILNTFKGEGVGFMRDNYKWHYGTLNEEQLAEAFADLDAYEKERIARAEKEGK, from the coding sequence ATGTCACTTACCAAAGAACAATGGATCCAACTCGAAAAGAAAGCGTCCGCCATCAGGCGTAAGACCGCGGAGGTCTGCGTTTGGGCGAAAGGCGCGCATATCGGCGGTGCGTACAGTAGCGCGGATGTGCTCGTCGCGCTTTATTATCACGTTATGAATTTCAACAAAGAGAATTATCTCTCGCCCGATCGCGACAGGCTGATCATCAGCAAAGGTCACGCCGGCGTTATCACCGCTCCGATCCTCGCCGATCTCGGCATTATGGATGAAGCGCTTCTTTCGACCTATAACCACACGGGCTCCCCGTTCGGCGTCCACCTCGATAAAAGAAAGGTCAAAGGTCTCGAAGCTTCCACCGGATCTTTGGGTCACGGTCTTTCGATCGGTCTCGGTCTCGCGATGGCGGCTCGCTTAAATCAAAAAGACTATTTTACCTACGTCCTTCTCGGCGACGGCGAGTGCGACGAGGGCAGCATCTGGGAAGCGGCGATGAGCGCGGCGCATTTCAAAATGACCAACCTCGTTACCCTCGTGGATAGGAATAACTGCATGATCGACGGCCGCACCGAGGACGTTATGCGCCTCGAACCCTTTGCGGATAAATGGCGCGCCTTCGGTTTCGAAGTGATGGAGATCGACGGGCATTCCTTCCCCGAGATCATCTCCGCTCTCGAAAAGGCGAAAGCGAATAAGACCGACAAACCGGTCTGTATTATCCTGAACACCTTCAAAGGAGAGGGCGTCGGGTTTATGCGCGATAACTATAAATGGCACTACGGCACTTTGAACGAAGAGCAACTTGCCGAAGCGTTCGCCGATCTCGACGCGTATGAGAAAGAGCGTATCGCAAGAGCGGAAAAGGAGGGCAAGTAA
- a CDS encoding transketolase family protein — translation MKEFAIISEEARSTTEAFGKALTALADEHKDVVALSADLAGSVKVTLMQKKYPERVFDVGIAEQNMVSMAAGLALGGLTPFAATFSVFLSLRDLDQVHTDICYQNLNVKMLGSHGGTSFSQAGSTHHALDDIAALRGMANLTIICPADYIETQLATKAVYEKFGPMYIRINRGTDYDVYNTDSYGFEIGKSVLMKDGADFTVIACGSMVHEALVAARSLKEKGVDLRVINMHTIKPIDKEAILKAMKETGGIVTAEDHNVIGGLGSAVSEVIAENGGIKKFKRLGVPDEFSIIGARKDILAHYEIDAAGIEKNVLSLLGK, via the coding sequence ATGAAAGAATTCGCAATCATCTCTGAGGAAGCAAGAAGCACGACCGAAGCCTTCGGAAAGGCTTTGACCGCCCTCGCGGACGAGCATAAGGACGTCGTCGCGCTTTCCGCCGACCTTGCCGGTTCCGTTAAAGTTACCTTGATGCAAAAGAAATATCCCGAGCGCGTCTTCGACGTCGGTATCGCGGAGCAAAATATGGTGAGTATGGCGGCGGGTCTCGCTCTCGGCGGTTTGACCCCGTTCGCGGCTACTTTCTCCGTCTTCCTTTCCCTGCGCGATCTCGATCAGGTCCATACCGATATTTGCTATCAGAACCTGAACGTTAAGATGCTCGGATCCCACGGCGGGACGTCTTTCTCCCAAGCGGGCAGCACGCACCACGCTTTGGACGATATCGCCGCGCTTCGCGGTATGGCGAATTTGACGATCATCTGCCCCGCGGACTATATCGAGACCCAACTCGCGACCAAAGCGGTCTATGAAAAATTCGGTCCGATGTATATCAGAATCAACCGCGGCACGGATTACGACGTCTATAACACCGATTCATACGGATTCGAGATCGGAAAATCCGTCCTTATGAAAGACGGCGCGGATTTCACCGTCATCGCTTGCGGCAGTATGGTTCACGAGGCGCTCGTTGCGGCGCGTTCTTTGAAAGAAAAGGGCGTCGATCTCCGCGTGATCAATATGCACACGATCAAGCCGATCGATAAAGAGGCGATCTTGAAAGCGATGAAAGAGACGGGCGGTATCGTTACCGCGGAAGATCATAACGTGATCGGCGGTCTCGGAAGCGCGGTCTCCGAAGTTATCGCGGAGAACGGCGGCATTAAGAAATTCAAGAGGCTCGGCGTTCCCGACGAGTTTTCGATCATCGGCGCGAGAAAGGATATCCTCGCGCATTACGAGATCGACGCGGCGGGGATCGAAAAGAACGTTCTTTCGCTTCTCGGAAAATAA
- a CDS encoding 8-oxoguanine DNA glycosylase, which yields MILLSDHLIKVSNDEEFRPRSVLECGQIFRYEESDGIFSVFSADKAAVIAPTDGGYEIRTDDPSFFYSFFDFETDYEAARKKLSAFPELKEGLERGKGLRLLRQPHFETLIGFIVSANNNIPRIKGILRRLAAALGEDKGWYHAFPTPQEMAEKGETFYKELGAGYRARYLAETARLVANGFDLDALEKLSTPDLLKSLLSLPGVGPKVADCVALFSYARWDVFPVDTWIEKVYEDVFRKTAPPAAMRRDFLALFGSLSGLAQQYLFFGKREE from the coding sequence ATGATCTTGCTTTCGGATCATCTGATCAAAGTTTCAAACGATGAAGAATTTCGACCGCGTTCCGTTTTGGAATGCGGTCAAATTTTTCGTTATGAGGAATCGGACGGCATTTTCTCGGTCTTTTCCGCGGATAAAGCGGCGGTCATCGCCCCGACGGACGGCGGCTATGAGATCCGAACGGACGACCCGTCCTTTTTTTATTCCTTTTTCGATTTCGAAACCGATTACGAGGCGGCGAGAAAAAAGCTTTCCGCTTTCCCGGAGCTCAAAGAAGGACTCGAAAGGGGAAAAGGGCTGCGCCTTCTTCGCCAACCGCATTTCGAGACGCTCATAGGATTCATCGTCAGCGCGAACAATAATATCCCGAGGATCAAGGGGATCTTACGCCGTTTGGCGGCGGCTCTCGGCGAGGATAAAGGATGGTATCACGCTTTTCCGACTCCGCAGGAAATGGCGGAAAAAGGAGAGACTTTCTATAAAGAACTCGGGGCGGGGTATCGCGCGAGGTATCTCGCGGAGACGGCGAGGCTCGTCGCGAACGGATTCGATCTCGACGCTCTTGAAAAACTCTCCACCCCCGACCTTTTGAAATCGCTTCTTTCGCTTCCCGGCGTCGGACCGAAAGTCGCGGATTGCGTCGCGCTTTTCTCCTACGCGAGATGGGACGTCTTCCCCGTCGATACTTGGATCGAAAAGGTCTATGAGGACGTCTTTCGTAAAACCGCGCCGCCCGCCGCCATGCGCCGTGATTTTCTCGCTCTGTTCGGCTCGCTTTCGGGTCTTGCGCAGCAGTACTTGTTTTTCGGAAAAAGAGAAGAATAG
- the rplU gene encoding 50S ribosomal protein L21: protein MYAIIATGGKQYKVESGMKLEVEKLEANVGDTVKFDVLLVSDENAVTTGNPVAGAYAEAEVLAQGKGKKIIVFKYKAKKNERKRQGHRQPFTKVLIKSIVK from the coding sequence ATGTACGCAATTATCGCAACAGGCGGAAAACAGTATAAGGTTGAAAGCGGCATGAAGCTCGAAGTCGAAAAACTCGAAGCGAACGTCGGCGATACCGTTAAGTTTGACGTTCTTTTGGTTTCCGATGAGAACGCCGTCACCACCGGGAATCCCGTGGCGGGCGCGTATGCGGAAGCGGAAGTGCTCGCGCAAGGCAAGGGCAAGAAGATCATCGTCTTCAAGTACAAAGCCAAGAAGAACGAGCGTAAGCGTCAAGGTCACAGACAGCCCTTTACGAAAGTACTGATCAAGTCGATCGTCAAATAA
- a CDS encoding ribosomal-processing cysteine protease Prp: MTKIVFTKKGEDFVRIESRGHAGYSEKGSDVVCAGISALLQGAALGVLKVAGVKARYETNEKEGALLLALPKEMTETERRDCQVILRTLYESVSDLRDGYSGFISVEVK; encoded by the coding sequence ATGACGAAGATCGTATTTACGAAAAAAGGCGAAGATTTCGTCCGAATCGAGTCGCGGGGGCACGCGGGTTATTCCGAAAAGGGATCCGACGTCGTGTGTGCCGGCATATCGGCGCTCTTGCAGGGCGCGGCGCTCGGCGTTTTGAAAGTCGCGGGGGTCAAAGCCCGCTATGAAACAAACGAGAAAGAGGGCGCTTTGCTTCTCGCTCTTCCGAAAGAAATGACGGAAACCGAGAGGCGAGATTGTCAGGTGATTTTGAGGACGCTTTACGAGAGCGTTTCCGATCTCCGAGACGGGTATTCGGGGTTTATAAGTGTGGAGGTAAAATGA
- the ung gene encoding uracil-DNA glycosylase, which yields MVHIGNSWDEILKDEFEKPYYKELRSFLAKEYASKTVYPSMYDIFNAFKLCPYEKVKVVILGQDPYHGPGQAHGLAFSVRPGVEIPPSLKNIFKEMQDEIGFVPPQDGFLEKWAKEGVFLLNATLTVRRGEPLSHRGKGWETFTDRVISILSEREEPMAFLLWGGNARSKKALIDRSKHLVLEAPHPSPLSAHAGFFGCGHFKKVNEFLEKRGESIDWSL from the coding sequence ATGGTACACATCGGAAATTCTTGGGATGAAATACTGAAAGACGAGTTTGAGAAGCCGTATTACAAAGAGCTTCGCTCCTTTTTGGCGAAGGAATATGCTTCTAAGACGGTATATCCCTCTATGTACGACATTTTCAACGCGTTTAAGCTTTGCCCCTACGAGAAGGTAAAAGTCGTGATTTTGGGGCAAGACCCGTATCACGGACCGGGGCAGGCGCACGGGCTTGCGTTCTCGGTTCGCCCGGGCGTGGAGATCCCACCGTCGCTCAAAAATATTTTCAAAGAAATGCAGGACGAGATCGGCTTCGTCCCACCGCAGGACGGGTTTCTCGAAAAATGGGCGAAAGAAGGCGTCTTCCTTTTGAACGCGACCTTGACCGTTCGCCGAGGCGAACCTTTGTCGCACCGCGGGAAGGGCTGGGAGACCTTTACGGATCGCGTGATCTCGATCCTCTCCGAAAGGGAAGAGCCGATGGCGTTTTTGCTTTGGGGCGGAAACGCGCGCAGTAAAAAGGCGCTGATCGATCGATCGAAACATCTCGTCCTCGAAGCGCCGCACCCGAGCCCGCTTTCGGCGCACGCAGGCTTTTTCGGTTGCGGGCATTTCAAAAAGGTCAACGAGTTCTTGGAAAAGCGTGGCGAGTCGATCGACTGGTCGCTGTAA
- the rpmA gene encoding 50S ribosomal protein L27, whose amino-acid sequence MFIKLQLFAHKKGVGSSRNGRDSAAQRLGTKRADGQFVLAGNILVRQRGTKIHPGINVGRGKDDTLFALKDGIVRFERLGKDKKQVSIYEKAE is encoded by the coding sequence ATGTTTATCAAATTGCAACTTTTCGCTCATAAAAAGGGCGTAGGTAGTTCGAGAAACGGAAGAGACAGCGCGGCGCAAAGGCTCGGAACCAAGCGCGCGGACGGTCAATTCGTTCTCGCGGGCAATATTCTCGTCAGACAAAGAGGCACCAAGATCCATCCGGGCATTAACGTAGGTCGCGGCAAGGACGATACCCTTTTTGCTCTTAAAGACGGAATTGTCCGTTTCGAAAGACTCGGCAAGGATAAGAAACAGGTCAGCATTTACGAAAAAGCGGAATAA
- a CDS encoding folate family ECF transporter S component has product MKFSARYIAYVALLAAVSVILNTLTITMPGSGFAVSFTYIPTYIAGFFFGPAAGFFVGFVGDVLGCIIWPKGPWLPLITLASSLMGVIPGLIRYLPLNEKILLAISFVTTFVVCSAGFNTFALWHAYASTKKTFWVYLVARLPLQLTVMAVNLVLCFVLMPFFKKLIVPRLVKVKAV; this is encoded by the coding sequence ATGAAATTTTCAGCTCGCTATATCGCATACGTCGCGCTTCTTGCCGCCGTGTCCGTCATCTTGAACACGTTGACGATCACGATGCCCGGGAGCGGCTTCGCCGTCAGTTTTACTTATATCCCGACTTATATCGCGGGGTTCTTTTTCGGTCCTGCGGCGGGATTCTTCGTCGGATTTGTCGGAGACGTCCTCGGGTGCATCATTTGGCCGAAAGGTCCCTGGCTTCCTTTGATCACGCTGGCTTCGTCCCTGATGGGCGTGATCCCCGGTTTGATCCGCTATCTCCCTTTGAATGAAAAGATTCTGCTTGCGATCTCGTTCGTGACGACGTTCGTCGTTTGCAGCGCGGGATTCAATACGTTCGCGCTGTGGCACGCTTATGCGTCCACGAAAAAGACCTTCTGGGTGTACTTGGTCGCAAGGCTTCCGCTTCAACTGACGGTTATGGCGGTCAATTTGGTTCTTTGCTTCGTCCTTATGCCGTTCTTTAAGAAATTGATCGTTCCTCGTCTCGTAAAGGTCAAGGCGGTTTGA
- a CDS encoding type III pantothenate kinase — MLLAMDVGNTNIKLALFDGKDMLSSWRISATITRTADEFGIAFRDIFSAHGYGFSDVDKIIVSSVVPTINYTLEHACTYYMHVKPLMVSSLVETGLTIGYTIPKALGADRIASSAAAYRLYGGPCIVVDMGTATTFNAISESGEFLGGAIAPGMKTSLDALVSRASQLPLVELSLPSSPIGTNTITNMQSGIIYGYRGLVENIVKEMKKQLGEKTKVIATGGMTSVILSENTEFIDYYDRALTLKGLQIISELNERRKA; from the coding sequence ATGTTACTTGCGATGGACGTTGGAAACACGAATATCAAGCTCGCTTTGTTCGACGGGAAAGATATGCTTTCCAGTTGGAGGATCTCCGCGACGATTACCCGCACGGCGGATGAATTCGGGATCGCTTTTCGCGATATTTTTTCCGCTCACGGCTACGGGTTTTCCGACGTAGACAAGATCATCGTCAGTTCCGTCGTTCCGACGATCAACTACACTTTGGAACACGCTTGCACCTATTATATGCACGTTAAACCTTTGATGGTCAGTTCCCTCGTGGAAACCGGGCTGACGATCGGCTACACCATCCCGAAAGCCCTCGGCGCGGACAGGATCGCCTCTTCCGCGGCGGCGTATCGCCTGTACGGCGGTCCCTGCATCGTCGTGGATATGGGAACGGCGACGACCTTTAACGCGATCTCCGAAAGCGGCGAATTCCTCGGCGGCGCGATCGCTCCCGGAATGAAGACGAGTTTGGACGCTCTCGTTTCGCGCGCGTCTCAGCTCCCCCTTGTCGAATTATCTCTGCCCTCTTCCCCGATCGGGACGAACACGATCACGAATATGCAATCCGGTATCATCTACGGATACAGAGGGCTCGTTGAAAACATCGTTAAAGAAATGAAAAAGCAACTCGGCGAAAAAACGAAAGTCATCGCGACGGGCGGTATGACCAGCGTAATTCTGTCGGAAAACACGGAATTTATCGATTATTACGATCGCGCGCTGACGCTCAAAGGCTTGCAGATCATCTCCGAGTTGAACGAAAGGAGGAAAGCATGA
- a CDS encoding rod shape-determining protein, whose amino-acid sequence MIANELVLDMGYATTVIAARGKGVILKEPSVVAVEKQKGKLKLLASGSDARRYMRSREKSTSATLLRPVKEGVIENAEAATLMLKDFIRKALPKRTILSPRLDVIATICCGTSVVERKNYENVLAAAHIKSPVLMETPIAVSSLLSSDYNLIVVWGASIADVAIVGPGGIITGCSVTTCGNAVDQKICSYVADNYRLGISPSRAEELRVKIGSFFDNQMISADVMGRNLVDNMPHQAEITANEIFPMMSDVAMGLADVIESVSLMCPEKLVMDVYQAGITLVGGFANSYGADEFLSDRLKMRVNVPKSPEDAVALGALRFFDDRDKMFKML is encoded by the coding sequence ATGATCGCTAACGAACTTGTTTTGGATATGGGCTACGCGACCACCGTTATCGCGGCGAGAGGCAAAGGCGTGATTTTGAAAGAGCCGTCCGTCGTCGCCGTCGAAAAGCAAAAGGGGAAGCTGAAACTCCTTGCTTCGGGTTCGGATGCGCGCCGCTATATGCGCTCTCGCGAGAAGTCTACGAGCGCGACGCTCTTGCGCCCCGTTAAGGAAGGCGTCATCGAGAATGCGGAAGCCGCGACTTTGATGCTCAAAGATTTTATCCGAAAAGCGCTCCCGAAGCGCACGATCCTTTCTCCGCGGCTCGACGTGATCGCGACGATCTGCTGCGGAACTTCCGTTGTGGAGCGAAAAAATTATGAGAACGTCCTCGCGGCGGCGCATATCAAAAGCCCCGTTTTGATGGAGACTCCGATCGCGGTCAGTTCGCTTTTATCCAGCGATTATAATTTGATCGTGGTTTGGGGCGCTTCGATCGCGGACGTGGCGATCGTCGGACCCGGCGGGATCATTACCGGCTGCTCGGTAACGACTTGCGGAAACGCCGTCGATCAAAAGATCTGCTCGTACGTCGCGGATAATTATCGCTTGGGGATCTCTCCTTCGCGCGCCGAAGAATTGCGCGTAAAGATCGGTTCGTTTTTCGATAATCAAATGATCAGCGCGGACGTTATGGGGCGCAACCTCGTCGACAATATGCCGCATCAGGCGGAGATCACGGCGAACGAGATCTTCCCGATGATGTCGGACGTCGCGATGGGGCTTGCGGACGTCATCGAAAGCGTCTCTTTGATGTGTCCGGAAAAGCTCGTGATGGACGTCTATCAGGCGGGAATAACGCTCGTCGGCGGTTTTGCGAACAGCTACGGCGCGGATGAATTTTTGTCCGATCGACTGAAAATGCGGGTGAATGTCCCGAAATCTCCGGAGGACGCGGTCGCACTCGGCGCGCTTCGTTTCTTCGACGATCGCGACAAGATGTTCAAGATGCTGTAA
- a CDS encoding Maf family protein has protein sequence MQTVILCSASPRRRELLGEIFDRFEIKAGSGDEISSFVRPHKKVVDLALGKQTGVSVPKGGVVISADTLVYKGGKYYGKPGSPSAAKEMLLELSGKTHFVYTGVAIKTEEKTVCFYERSGVTMKRLTEEEIDRYIRDFSPLDKAGAYGIQDGVTVRRFSGSYSNIVGLPVERLKEELRKLGVQYDR, from the coding sequence ATGCAAACCGTAATCTTATGCTCCGCTTCGCCGAGAAGGCGGGAGCTTCTGGGAGAAATTTTCGATCGCTTCGAGATCAAAGCGGGATCGGGGGACGAGATTTCTTCATTCGTGCGTCCGCATAAGAAAGTTGTCGATCTCGCGCTCGGAAAGCAGACGGGCGTTTCCGTCCCGAAGGGCGGCGTCGTCATCAGCGCGGATACCCTCGTCTATAAAGGCGGCAAGTATTACGGCAAGCCCGGTTCGCCTTCCGCGGCGAAAGAAATGCTTCTCGAATTATCCGGGAAAACGCATTTCGTTTACACGGGCGTCGCGATCAAAACCGAAGAAAAAACGGTTTGTTTTTACGAGCGTTCGGGCGTAACGATGAAGCGCCTGACGGAAGAGGAGATCGACCGCTATATCCGAGATTTTTCGCCTTTGGATAAAGCGGGCGCATACGGAATACAGGACGGAGTTACGGTTCGTCGGTTTTCGGGGAGTTACTCGAATATCGTCGGATTGCCCGTCGAAAGACTCAAAGAAGAACTGAGGAAATTGGGAGTACAGTATGATCGCTAA
- a CDS encoding homoserine dehydrogenase — protein sequence MKTVGIALLGLGVVGSGTYRILQDKKAKIERDYGVSIEVKKVLEKDLSKASALGIDLDKVSCDINNVLNDDSISVVAEFFGGTEPARTFLVQCLEKGKSVVTSNKELFSKHWADLESAAKKTGAGIYFEASCGGGVPIIRALHDSLQGNDVLEIKGIVNGTTNYILSNMTDNGSDYDATLKEAQRLGYAEANPSADVDGFDSTYKLSILSSLAFNKRVPYTSIYREGISKVTKEDIKFGKEFGLTVKLLAISKNVNGKIEAHVYPAFIPDDHPLAKVGGAFNGIYVVGDNVGELMFYGKGAGDLPTGSAIVSDIVTAATKEAHRRYPFILEEAAQDFNDDFVSEYFIRLTAKDETGVLSAITGIFGKAGISIDAMVQKAGSNGKATIAFVTQKTTELTFRKALEELQNSPCISEVSSVIRVEK from the coding sequence ATGAAAACAGTTGGCATCGCCCTTTTGGGGCTCGGCGTCGTAGGAAGCGGAACGTACCGCATCCTGCAAGACAAAAAAGCGAAAATCGAAAGAGACTACGGCGTCTCGATCGAAGTAAAAAAGGTTCTCGAAAAAGATCTTTCCAAAGCGAGCGCGCTCGGGATCGATCTCGATAAAGTTTCCTGCGATATCAATAACGTCCTGAACGACGATTCGATCTCCGTGGTCGCGGAATTCTTCGGCGGCACGGAACCCGCGAGGACTTTCCTCGTCCAATGCCTCGAAAAAGGCAAAAGCGTCGTCACGTCCAATAAAGAGCTCTTTTCCAAGCATTGGGCGGATCTCGAAAGCGCGGCGAAAAAGACGGGCGCGGGCATTTATTTCGAAGCGTCCTGCGGAGGCGGCGTCCCGATCATTCGCGCGCTTCACGACAGCTTGCAGGGGAACGACGTTTTGGAGATCAAAGGCATCGTCAACGGGACGACGAATTATATCCTCTCAAATATGACCGATAACGGAAGCGATTACGACGCGACTTTGAAAGAAGCCCAACGCCTCGGCTACGCGGAAGCCAACCCCTCCGCCGACGTGGACGGATTCGACAGCACCTATAAGCTCTCGATCCTCTCCTCTCTCGCTTTCAATAAGCGCGTTCCCTACACCTCGATTTACAGAGAAGGAATCAGCAAGGTTACGAAAGAAGATATCAAATTCGGAAAAGAATTCGGTCTCACCGTTAAGCTCCTCGCGATCAGCAAGAACGTTAACGGAAAGATCGAGGCGCACGTCTACCCCGCCTTTATTCCGGACGATCATCCGCTCGCCAAAGTCGGCGGCGCGTTTAACGGGATCTACGTCGTCGGGGATAACGTCGGCGAATTGATGTTTTACGGCAAAGGCGCGGGCGATCTCCCGACGGGAAGCGCGATCGTTTCGGATATCGTTACGGCGGCGACCAAGGAAGCGCATAGGCGCTACCCATTCATTCTCGAAGAAGCGGCGCAGGACTTTAACGACGATTTCGTCAGCGAGTACTTCATTCGCCTTACCGCGAAAGACGAAACCGGCGTCCTTTCCGCGATCACGGGCATTTTCGGAAAAGCCGGTATCAGCATCGACGCCATGGTTCAAAAAGCCGGATCGAACGGCAAAGCGACGATCGCGTTCGTTACGCAAAAGACGACCGAACTCACTTTCCGCAAGGCTCTTGAAGAACTTCAAAATTCTCCCTGCATTTCGGAAGTTTCCAGCGTGATCCGCGTGGAAAAATAG